A window from Pseudomonas moraviensis encodes these proteins:
- a CDS encoding XylR family transcriptional regulator: MKSLPPVHRIALLFNGSKIYDRGIISGIGNYLSSTRASWDLFLEEDFLCRLKGIDRWQGDGIIADFDDPLIGEALADIHLPVVAVGGSYEDARAYPKAIPYVATDNNALITLAYSHLVEAGLQRFACFSLPQAQANRWAQEREKAFRKLMQRDGLHAEIYRGMGTSAPLWDSAVEQLIAWLHSLPKPIGIIAVSDARARQLLQACLTAGIAVPEQVALIGIDNDPLTRSLTRVPLSSVIQGTETMGRTAAQLLHQMLHGMPSTGTQILIPPDAVNVQVSSLHQPLGNPYVMQALLFIRQYACQGIKTAQVAAYVGVSRSSLEAHFRAERGCSVHDEILRFKLAAATSGLKNTDAAIADIAQACGFKSAQYLHTVFRREFGCTPREYQQGGA, translated from the coding sequence ATGAAAAGCCTACCGCCCGTGCACCGCATCGCCCTGTTGTTCAACGGCAGCAAGATCTATGACCGTGGGATCATCAGCGGCATCGGCAACTACCTGAGCAGCACTCGCGCTTCCTGGGACTTGTTTCTGGAAGAGGATTTTCTCTGCCGCTTGAAGGGCATCGACCGCTGGCAGGGTGACGGCATCATTGCCGACTTTGACGATCCGCTGATCGGCGAGGCGCTGGCCGACATTCACTTGCCGGTGGTGGCGGTGGGCGGCTCCTACGAGGATGCGCGCGCCTATCCGAAAGCGATTCCCTACGTCGCCACTGACAACAACGCTTTGATCACTCTGGCTTACTCGCATCTGGTCGAGGCGGGGTTGCAGCGCTTTGCCTGTTTCAGTCTGCCGCAGGCGCAGGCCAATCGCTGGGCGCAGGAGCGGGAAAAAGCCTTCCGCAAACTGATGCAGCGCGACGGCCTGCACGCCGAGATCTATCGCGGCATGGGCACCAGCGCACCGCTGTGGGACAGCGCCGTCGAACAACTGATCGCCTGGCTGCACAGCCTGCCCAAACCGATCGGCATCATCGCCGTCAGCGACGCCCGCGCCCGGCAATTGCTGCAAGCCTGCCTGACCGCCGGCATTGCCGTGCCCGAGCAGGTCGCGCTGATCGGCATCGACAACGACCCGCTGACCCGCAGCCTGACTCGCGTGCCGCTGAGTTCGGTGATTCAGGGCACCGAAACCATGGGCCGCACCGCCGCGCAGTTGCTGCACCAGATGCTCCACGGCATGCCGTCCACCGGCACGCAAATCCTGATTCCGCCGGACGCGGTCAACGTACAGGTATCGAGTCTGCACCAACCGCTGGGCAATCCCTACGTCATGCAAGCGCTGCTGTTCATCCGCCAATATGCCTGTCAGGGCATCAAGACCGCGCAAGTGGCGGCGTATGTCGGCGTGTCGCGCTCGTCGCTGGAAGCGCATTTCCGCGCCGAGCGCGGTTGCAGCGTGCATGACGAGATTCTGCGTTTCAAACTCGCAGCGGCCACCAGCGGCTTGAAGAATACCGATGCGGCGATTGCCGACATTGCCCAGGCCTGCGGCTTCAAATCGGCGCAGTACCTGCACACGGTGTTCCGTCGCGAGTTCGGCTGCACGCCCCGCGAGTATCAGCAGGGCGGGGCGTAG